The following proteins are co-located in the Vibrio astriarenae genome:
- a CDS encoding LysR family transcriptional regulator — translation MDIKTLKTFVKVAKLKNFSAAARELHSVQPTVSRHISDLESELKTKLFERTTHQVELTACGERLLPEALKIIENDQRVKAMIAQTVVEGQHEIKIGYLATACAFFLPQLLKGFLEQYEGASARLYEMTPAEQAVAMQENRVDIVFTRESIPLEQGTYQSTRVYTDTLVAVLPKSHKLALREEIEISELADERLHLFHRNEWLDVYERIVGCFNDNGISPNVVGNPMNMRHLVTSISSGLGVSIAPKCIKSILDDQCVCIPVKQISIEVPLLAYYARHSSARLLNPFVEHCIAQREQLTNILS, via the coding sequence GTGGACATCAAAACACTAAAGACCTTCGTCAAAGTGGCTAAACTTAAAAACTTTTCGGCAGCAGCGAGGGAGCTGCACTCTGTGCAGCCGACGGTATCGCGTCATATCTCTGATCTAGAGAGCGAGCTGAAAACCAAACTGTTCGAACGAACGACGCATCAGGTAGAGTTGACAGCGTGTGGAGAACGCCTACTTCCAGAGGCGTTGAAGATCATAGAAAATGATCAGCGAGTAAAAGCGATGATCGCCCAAACTGTGGTTGAAGGGCAGCATGAGATCAAAATTGGGTATTTGGCTACCGCTTGCGCTTTCTTTTTGCCCCAGTTACTTAAAGGTTTCCTAGAACAGTATGAGGGAGCGAGTGCGAGGCTTTATGAAATGACGCCTGCGGAACAGGCTGTAGCGATGCAAGAAAATCGAGTTGACATCGTGTTTACGCGCGAGAGTATTCCACTTGAACAAGGTACCTATCAATCTACGCGAGTCTATACAGATACCCTTGTAGCGGTCTTACCTAAAAGCCATAAGCTGGCGCTACGTGAAGAAATTGAGATTAGTGAGCTGGCTGACGAGCGTTTGCATCTGTTTCATAGAAATGAATGGCTAGATGTTTATGAGCGGATTGTCGGTTGCTTCAATGATAATGGAATCTCACCGAATGTCGTTGGCAACCCAATGAACATGCGCCACCTAGTTACGTCGATATCTTCTGGTTTGGGTGTTTCCATAGCCCCAAAATGCATTAAGTCGATTTTGGACGATCAATGCGTTTGCATACCGGTTAAGCAGATTTCCATCGAAGTGCCTTTGCTGGCTTACTACGCACGTCACAGCTCAGCGAGGCTGCTTAACCCGTTTGTAGAGCACTGTATAGCGCAGCGGGAACAGTTGACGAACATTTTATCTTAA
- a CDS encoding xylose ABC transporter ATP-binding protein, with protein sequence MVPLLEMQGIVKKFGSVKALDGVSIKLNRGEILSLCGENGSGKSTLMKVLCGIYPYGDYEGDIAFKGNEVRAKGIADTEALGIAIIHQELTLVKELSVLENLFLGSEIESFGMLDFDRMHAESIKLLEKVQLNICPETIVGDLGVGQQQLIEIAKALSKNAELLVLDEPTAPLTESETEILLNLVKDLRAQGVSCIFISHKLAEVKEISDHICVIRDGMHIGTRSAETMTTDDIITMMVGREMKQLFPREEHAIGDVILEAKNICAWDKTNAHIPKVRNANFSLRKGEILGVSGLVGAGRTELMECLYGCYQGKHSGEVYLSGKPLELRSSHDALEAGIAMVPEDRKRHGIVPILSVGENITLAGLDAFAPVGVLNDVHEASEIEKSIKSLTVKTPNAELAIRNLSGGNQQKAILARFLMINPQILILDEPTRGIDVGAKYEIYKLIFQLVKQGISVIMVSSELPEVLGISDRVLVMHEGVIKGDLINDQLTQEQIMDCALTEKVVAEV encoded by the coding sequence ATGGTTCCGTTGTTAGAGATGCAAGGCATCGTCAAGAAATTTGGTTCAGTGAAGGCACTTGATGGTGTGAGCATAAAGTTGAATAGAGGGGAAATTCTCTCACTCTGTGGCGAAAATGGCTCAGGTAAATCGACCTTAATGAAGGTGCTGTGTGGGATCTACCCCTATGGCGATTATGAAGGTGACATAGCGTTCAAAGGCAATGAAGTGAGGGCAAAAGGCATTGCCGACACGGAAGCGCTGGGCATTGCCATCATCCACCAAGAACTGACTTTGGTAAAAGAACTATCGGTACTCGAAAATCTGTTTTTGGGCTCTGAAATCGAATCTTTTGGTATGTTGGATTTTGATCGCATGCACGCTGAGTCTATTAAGTTACTTGAAAAGGTACAGCTCAATATTTGCCCGGAAACCATCGTTGGTGACCTGGGCGTAGGGCAACAGCAACTGATTGAGATAGCCAAGGCACTGTCAAAAAACGCAGAGCTTCTTGTTCTTGATGAGCCAACCGCGCCCTTAACAGAATCAGAAACTGAAATTCTATTAAATCTGGTTAAAGATCTGCGAGCGCAGGGCGTGAGTTGTATCTTCATCTCCCATAAGTTAGCTGAGGTAAAAGAGATTTCAGACCATATCTGTGTCATTCGCGATGGCATGCATATCGGCACTCGTAGCGCAGAAACCATGACGACAGATGACATCATTACCATGATGGTTGGGCGTGAGATGAAGCAGCTTTTCCCTCGAGAAGAGCACGCGATTGGTGATGTGATTCTTGAGGCAAAAAATATCTGTGCTTGGGATAAAACTAACGCACATATCCCCAAGGTTCGAAACGCAAACTTCTCTTTGAGAAAGGGCGAAATCCTAGGCGTTTCTGGCCTAGTGGGTGCTGGGCGAACTGAACTCATGGAGTGCCTCTACGGATGTTACCAAGGCAAGCACAGTGGTGAGGTTTATTTATCAGGCAAGCCTCTTGAGTTGCGCAGCAGTCATGACGCATTGGAAGCGGGAATTGCGATGGTGCCGGAGGACAGAAAGCGTCACGGCATTGTGCCAATTCTATCGGTTGGCGAGAACATTACCTTAGCTGGACTTGATGCATTTGCACCTGTTGGGGTTCTGAATGATGTTCATGAAGCATCAGAGATTGAAAAGTCGATTAAATCACTCACGGTAAAAACCCCCAATGCGGAGTTGGCAATCCGCAACCTCTCAGGGGGAAACCAGCAAAAAGCGATATTGGCACGTTTCCTTATGATCAATCCGCAGATTCTCATCTTGGATGAGCCCACGCGCGGAATTGATGTGGGTGCGAAGTATGAGATATACAAACTGATCTTCCAACTCGTCAAACAGGGGATCAGCGTGATCATGGTGTCATCAGAGTTACCCGAAGTACTTGGTATCAGTGATCGAGTTCTAGTGATGCATGAGGGCGTCATCAAAGGTGACCTGATTAATGATCAACTGACTCAAGAACAAATCATGGATTGTGCGTTGACTGAAAAAGTCGTAGCAGAGGTATAG
- the xylF gene encoding D-xylose ABC transporter substrate-binding protein encodes MKKLISTLCALFVAFTASPVMAKTVKIGMAIDDLRLERWQKDRDIFVDKAEELGAKVYVQSANGNEQTQISQIENMISRGVDVLVIIPYNGEVLSNVIAEAKRDGIQVLAYDRLINNAEIDFYLSFDNEKVGEMQAAAMLENKPSGNYFLMGGAPTDNNAKLFRQGQMNVLQPKIDSGDIKVVGDQWVDSWLAENALKIMENALTANNNEIDVVVASNDATAGGAIQALDAQGLAGKVAISGQDADLAAIRRIVAGTQTMTVYKPINTLASRAAEIAVELGNEEAPQANSSLNNGLKDVPAWLLEPITVDRTNIKQTLVADKFHAESDIYQ; translated from the coding sequence ATGAAAAAACTAATTTCCACTCTATGTGCTCTGTTTGTTGCTTTTACTGCCTCCCCCGTGATGGCGAAGACGGTCAAGATCGGCATGGCGATCGATGACCTCCGTTTGGAACGTTGGCAAAAAGACCGAGATATCTTCGTTGATAAGGCAGAAGAGCTCGGTGCAAAGGTTTACGTTCAATCAGCAAACGGTAATGAGCAAACTCAAATTTCACAGATAGAAAATATGATCTCTCGTGGCGTTGATGTACTCGTTATCATCCCATATAACGGTGAGGTATTAAGTAATGTTATCGCAGAAGCAAAGCGTGACGGTATTCAAGTCTTAGCGTATGACAGATTAATTAATAATGCAGAAATCGATTTTTATTTGTCATTCGATAATGAAAAAGTCGGTGAAATGCAGGCTGCTGCCATGCTAGAAAACAAGCCGTCAGGTAATTACTTCTTGATGGGCGGCGCGCCAACGGATAATAACGCAAAACTATTCCGCCAGGGCCAAATGAATGTACTTCAACCTAAAATCGACTCTGGCGACATTAAAGTGGTTGGTGACCAATGGGTAGACTCTTGGCTAGCAGAAAATGCGCTTAAAATTATGGAAAATGCGTTAACTGCGAATAACAATGAGATCGATGTTGTTGTTGCTTCTAATGATGCAACAGCAGGTGGTGCAATCCAAGCATTAGATGCTCAAGGTCTTGCAGGTAAAGTTGCAATTTCTGGTCAAGATGCTGACCTAGCGGCAATCCGCCGTATCGTTGCGGGTACTCAAACCATGACGGTTTACAAGCCAATCAATACACTGGCGAGCCGCGCGGCTGAAATCGCCGTTGAGCTAGGTAATGAAGAAGCGCCACAGGCGAACTCGTCACTTAACAATGGATTGAAAGACGTCCCTGCATGGCTCCTTGAGCCAATCACTGTCGATAGAACCAATATCAAGCAGACATTGGTTGCCGATAAGTTCCACGCTGAATCAGATATTTATCAATAA